The Phragmites australis chromosome 1, lpPhrAust1.1, whole genome shotgun sequence genomic interval tataaatatcatATCTATTCgagatcatataaaaaagttatgatttttttaatatcatctaCATGATATATGACCTATTAGCACATGTTGACGGGTGCTAGAGCTCACTGGCACGTAACATATCAGCACTCTAAGTGCCGACACATATATATTTCTGTAAATATCATATTTTAAGTAATATTTTTGTATGACATATAACCTGTTGGCACGTGCAGTGTTGACAGACGCTAGAGCTCACTGGCACGTAACATGTTGGCACTCCAATGCCGACATATATATTTCTATAAATATCAGATTTTaagtaatatttttatattttttaataaaataatattatttaaaaatattccAAATAGGAATAACGCCATCACGAGGGCGGAGGGCCGCTGGTGTTGGAGATCGAACAATGCGCAGCGGCGCGGGCCAGCTGCAGGCCGAGGCATCCAACCGCCGGCTGCGGCACAACACGCCTTCCACTTCAGGAGGACCAAACTGCAAAACGATCCGAGCCTTCCTCTTCTCTTGGAATGGAATGGATCGATCGGTcgatccctccctccctccctccctcccctcgcCTTTAAAACCGGGACCTCCCCTCGTCTTCCTCGTcgttcccctctccctcccagTGCCATGTCAACGGCCGCCCTGCCCCTCCGCCCAGCCCTCCTCCTGCTCCTATCTCTCCTTCTCGTCTAGGAATCGCCCCCCTCTGCTCCGGATCGGCGCGGCTTCTCCGCCCCCGTCATGCCATTCGCGCGGGAGGCTCTGCTCGTCGCCGGGGTGGTCTTGttggctgcggctgcggctgcggcggcggatgGGGGGAGCGGAGGAGCAGGGGTGTGCTTCGGCCAGGTGTTCAGCTTCGGGGACTCGCTCACGGACACCGGCAACTTCCTGCTCTCCGTGCCCGAGGACTTCCCGGACCCCGCGCGCAATCTCCCCTACGGCCAAACCTTTTTCGGCCGCCCCTCTGGCCGCTACACCGACGGCCGAAACCTCCTCGATTTCTTAGGTAACCTCCGCTCCCGCCTAACCCTCTCCGTTGCTCTCCTTGTCTCTTCTCCTTGCTCGCACTTCTTCGATAATCTGCTCCTCCTTGGTTCCTCTGTCGCTGTTGGGTACTCTCTAGTCTATCTCCCCCGGACGTAATGGGGACGAAATTTCTCAGCTCTGGTACGAATCCAAACTTAATATACCGTGGATTTTGTTCTAGAATAAGAAGAATAAGGTTTAAGGGAGATGGACGGTGTACTTCTTGCTTGCAACGCCTCGCATAGTTAGATCGATTGATTAATTTCTTTTTTGTCTGTATCCTTGCCGCGTACTCGTTCACGGCATGATGAAGGGGAGTCGCTCTACGCGTTTGATTTTTCTTCAAGCGATGGGCTTATCATCGATTTTCTTTTTAGGAGCCGCCACCGGCGGTGTGGTGACAATATAGTAAGCCCAGTCCTGCTATTTTTCCCTGTCGGCCTCCAACATGAACATGTAGCTACTACTAAGGTTGGGGATTTGTCAACCGTGCCTCCCGTCGTAATTGAGATCAAAATACCCATGTGGGGTTAAGGAATTGCTTTCTAAGCACATGCAAGATCATGCTGAGTTTCAGGGATTATAAGTAGCTGCAGCCAcgaattttcctttttttcccttccaATGTTATATACTATAACGGATTTGGGTGGGGAAGAAATATTCAAGTGTAGTTACCCACCTTATACAGGGTATATCAGCACAAGTTGGTTGCCTTCCCCAGTTCTTTCCAACCACTAGAAATTGCTGACATCATCTCCTTGAACTAGCACACAATTGGTAGCTCCAACTACCAGTGAATTGGTGGCGTTCACATCATCACGTGGTCAACACTTGTATATCAGCCTTTAGATTTCCCCCCTTATTTCCTTTATTGTTATGTGCAGCGGAAGCGTTTGGGCTGCCGTTTGTGCCGCCGTACCTCGGTGGCGGGGACTTTCAGCATGGCACAAACTTTGCGGTAGGTGGGGCCACTGCTCTCAGTGGCTCGTTCTTTCGGGAACGTGGTGTGGAGCCTACATGGACGCCACACTCACTTGATGAGCAGCTGCAGTGGTTCAAGAAGCTGCTCCCATCCATTGCACCGTCAGAGCCAGGTATGCACCTTCCTGAGTTTTTCTATTTAGCCGCAGTTTATTTCCATTTTCCAGCATGGTTTCGATGAAATGCTATGGTTTGTTGAACCATTACCTGCTTACTGATTTAGTAATAAATGTTAAGGAAACATGTGATTGGTGGCTTCGTGGAACCTCTTACCTGGTTAGAGGTTTAGTAATAAATGCAAATTAAGATGGCCAAAGAATGACAGGCATGCTGAAAACATGCTGGCTATCTGGCCTGACTGGCCAACCTATCGGTTGCATGACTGTTCACTGCGAGGTGCGAGCTGCTGTTTGCAACTTGCGTCAAAGCGCTGTGCTTTGCTTTCTGTTACAGTTAATAGCGATTGTAGTTGACCTGTGGCTGCAAGAGCTCACCAGATAAATGGCACTGCATAATTCACTGCGTTTGAGTCTTCTGACAAGGTGAAACTTGGGTGCTTTTAAGTGTGATCAGGTGCATAGGTTGCTGTTGAGTTATGATGGGCACATGGGTGGAAACTATGTTGTTTTTGACCACCAAGTAATATGCTAGAAAATGTTTATTGACTTTTTGAAGAAAACCAGAATATATGGAGTGGGTTTTCAAATGAACGTCTGTCTCATTTGACTCTTGTTCCATATGTGGCATCACTGAATTAGCTCTCGCTCAAATGTGTTATTCACATAATGCTCAATTAGGTGTGTACCACCAGTTTTTCTTTTCCAAATTTGGTGAAAACTGAAAAGTGAAAACTCAAACTGGCATGTCCACTAATTTTTTAACTTATATGCAGAACGCAGTGATATAATGTCCAAATCGCTTTTCCTTGTGGGGGAGGTTGGTGGAAATGATTACAACCATCTAATCGTCAGGGGAAAATCTCTTGATGAGCTACATGAGCTTGTTCCTAATGTTGTTGGTGCCATAAGCTCGGCCATCACGGTATGCATGTGTCtctcccttcttttttttaggaGTACTGGGAGCATCTACATGTTTGCTTTAACAGTTTATGTATTTTTCAGGATCTTATAAATCTTGGAGCAAAGAAATTAGTTGTTCCAGGGAACTTTCCAATAGGGTGTGTCCCACTGTATCTTGCGATCTTTCCAAGCCATAAAGAGGATTACTATGATGAACAAACAGGGTGCATTAAGTGGCTAAACAAATTCGCTGAGTACCATAATAAGATGCTTCAGGAGGACTTGGAGAAGCTGAGGAATCTTCACCCTGATGTGACCATCATTTATGCTGATTATTATGGAGCTGCATTGAACATATTCCGTGCCCCACTCCAGTTTGGTGAGTACCACTTCAAAAGGAAAATTAAATTAAGAATGCAAATGATGTTGATTTTCTGCCTAAGGGTATTGATCCTATTATATTGGTTGGTACATGAGAAATATTTCTAAAaatcctgaaaaaaaaatctcacatTTGGGATGTGTTACGTCTTACGTCACATACAATCCAGATTTCACAATCATACGGTAAGTTCGGGACAAACCGAAATGAGATGGTTCAGCATATgcctttttatatatttttgtctCATTTATCCTTTTTGTGTTTCCCACATGCTACCATATTTGTCCTCACAAATTTACGGATATGCATATCCTTATGTCATTGTTCTTCTCAGAATGGTAGCGGCCATCCATTACTGTGAAGTTGCTTTTCCCAAAACAGAAACCATATTCTTAAGTGTTTCGGGTCGTTGAGATATTGTTGTAGGTCAAGCATTCCTTTGTATCTGAACTATGTTATGTTTAGTTCATTAATAACTTAAGGGAAAACTGATGTTTAATTGGCTATACACAAGATAGATGTGATAGTGTATGACTGTAACCAAGTGGTATTACCTAACATTGAACatattgtttttatttctgGTTAGAGCAATCATTCGTTTGACAACATTCAAGCCTTACTGAATTTGACCAATCATGCTCTTTTGGGACAAGAATGAGCCTCTAAATTGAATCTGAATAATGTTATCAtcactttattggtaattaacTTATAACTGGGACATAGCTAGCGACCATAGACAGGTCAGAACAAGGCAattaaggccctgtttgtttcctacttctggttctggttctgctactggcagaagccagaagtcagaacaaacggggttctggagaagtgaaCTAAatctgagaagctcgctgagatatgcttttctgagaagctatgtgctgagaagtcaaaaatttattgtagaagtcaACAGCTTATttccaaaaatagcttttcagacaagccaaaagcacagtttttcagaaaagctcaaaagcagaagcccaaacaaacaggccctaacaCTTGATCTTATATACTTCATGTCTTTAGGATAATATGACTGGacatttttacatgtgtagactgAAGGTATAAGGTTTAGGCTTTTATTTGCTGCTCCAATGCTTGCCTTTAGCCTTTTATAGTTCTGATGGTGCAATCCAGGCTACAACGTGTAggttgagcttcaaatcaactTTGCACTGTTCTGCAAAGACGCAGGCCTGTTTATGTATGCTTAAAGTAGTCCCAAATCATGCCATGTTTTAATAACTAGTTGTGCGTCAAAATCTGAGTCTTATTTGGTTTGACCTATCCACATAACAACACAAAGATGCCAGTGTTTTCGACACAAGTTTCACTATCTTATAAAAATCCAGTCATCCACTAATCTACATTTCATTTTTGTTTCAACATACATGCACCTGTGGCACATATCTCAGCATCCACAGGTGATATacttcaacaatgccaccgaaGCTCAATTTATCAAAAAGATCCTTAACACAGAAGAAGGAACAAATTTAGAGAAGCACAAAGAGCGACAGAAACAACACTGTTCTTGCTCTATGTACCCTTCTGTCTTCCATAATTGCTGTTTATTAAGCAAAGACTGATCCTGCTGCAGGTTTCACTGTCCCACTGAATGCATGCTGTGGAAGTGATGCTCCATATAATTGTTCCCCATCGATATTGTGTGGACGTCCTGGATCTATGGTGTGCTCTGACCCATCAAAGTACATCTCGTGGGATGGTCTACACTTCACCGAGGCAACCTACAAAATTGTCATTCAAGGAGTACTAGGGGGTTATGCCATTCCTCCTCTTTCAGAAACCTGCAAGGGTGGAGAATACAAAATCTCTCAACTTCACCAATGTACAGATAATCCAACAAATACTGTGACATACCATGCCGTGAGCTCTTTTATTTGATCCAGTGAGCTCAAGCGCATGTAGAGCTTTAACAAGCACGACAGATGTAGCAGGATCCAGCATCTTGGACACTTCTCAAAGCCGAAAAGAGTCCAATGAGCTGCAGTCTTGTATTTCTTCAACCCATTTTGCTGCTGtaaggagagaaaaagagaggagatTTTGCAGAGCAGAATATCGCGATGGTTGAGCGCATTGCTTTGTTCGACTCTTTTTACTTAGCAGCGTACTGCGTCAGGAAGTGGAAGAGACACCATACAGATCATGTTTACAGTGTGTGCAGGTGGTCATACTATATAGGAAACTAGGTTTATGATTCAGCTCCTGAGGGCAATGTATGTAGGCCTCGTTTGATATAGTTTCAGATTCGAAATTCATGCTAGATCTAGaatttatataataaataaaatattttaaatatttatttttttcaaataaaaattagatgactAAACTAAATATTCTCAATTCGCCTACGGTTTTAGATCTGGATTTTTCTTGAAGCTGGTTATGATCAGTTTTAAAGAATTCAGGATCCTATATATGGGTTTTGGTTTTGCCTTTGATACAAGCGTATATACATGAAGCTTGATTGATCGACATTCTGTATCATGTGATCATCATGGAATGTTGATGTTCAAAACTGACAGTCTGGGATCTCCAGTCTGGTTTCCAACCTTCGAGTACAAATTTACGGTTCGGATTCCGTTCAACCGATGCTGTTGTGGCCAGGTACCGAACAACAAGTGATTCATTCAAGATGATACTGTTACGAACCGAAGGATGTGATCAATAACTGCCGATGGCAATTCTACCTGTCCATTAGGGAAGGGGTGTCCCCAACGGACATGCATTCGTTCATCTTGTATATAATCACAACAGATCAATGAAATTGATACACGGGTTCATTCTCTATTATGACTCTTGATTGTCTATTACTTTTATACTCACATGTTATCACGCACTCCCGCTTTACAACGACGCTAATCAGCCTGCACTACAGAGGTCCTCCGATATGGTGACCATGACGCCAAACCTCAAGGTGGCATCCTTAGCCTCCAGGCCACATCAGTGACAGAGGCGGCCAACCCCACGCGCCTCTCGAGCCTTTGTCAGGCTTCATAAAGGGCCACACTTGTTATTAGAGGAAATAAAAACTCTTGTTATTGATTCATGGggtgtttatatatttatatatattgaatAGATATGATGAAATGATATATCTATTGGGAAGACACATCTTCTCAATAGACATAACTCTTGATATTTGATGAATTAATCACATGGTTAAATACCTAAAGGGTGTCTCTTCACTAGAGGTAGTTATTTTACAGCACTTCCCCTTGATCAATTTGGTCATCTgtatatattatgtatatataatattaaaaactcttccaaaaaccttgtgagaaaaatttgaggagaaatataatatggtgatatgctgttaaaacttCTTTAAAACTCAGCAAAAAAATAAGGGAAAAATTATACATCATATATTAAAACTCTTTAAAAAAACCCTGTAGGAAAAacttcaaattttttcaaaagcCATCAATTTGGATTTGCTGTGTGCTCGCGGTCAGACCTTGGGCTGTgctggtctgactgccagcacAGACAACAGTAGTTGCCTTCGCCGGTTCTTCATAAATTGGTTGTTTCTCTTTTCAAATACTTTGTAATATCTTATAGGATCAGTGAAACTGGACGTACGTTGAGAAATATGTTGGCTAGCTGGACTAAGCCAAAGAAAAGATTGGTGGAGTCAGACTCTAATAATGATCCTCAGCATTTTGACTGGATTTCACCTCAAAGTAACATTTGTGAGGAATCCTCATCTTTTATTGAAAATGTTAGTGATCATCATAtgaatgatgctaatgatgaggatgaggaaaTCAATTATCAAACATATAGGACCTTTAGGAAATCTTGGACTGCTGTTGAATACACTAAAGCAAGAAGCACCTATCAATATGCTTTAGACAATGATGCAACTCAACCTTAATTCTATACCATGGTGCAACAAGATGCTTTTTATGGTCACATTCTGAAAAGGACCATCTATGAGCAAAATGGATTGATTAGAATTATGTGAGAGGATAGCCTAGCATGCATGATTTCACTGAGATCTTTCAAGAATTAGGTATTTATGAGCTTGTGAATTTCAAGTGTGATTGGAATGTTACTGTTGTAAGACAATTATATGAAACTGTTGAAATTTCATATGAAACTCAAAAGATTGAATGGATGACTGGATCCAGGAAGTATGAAGCTTCATTTAGAGATTTTGCAAGTGCAGTGTGAATACCCTATAATGTTGTATATAGATCCATTGATGTGAATGATGAAGATTGTTTCACTGACGATATGTGGAGTACTTCCTATGAGCCAGTGGGTGTTGTTTCTAAAGTCACTCTTGGAACAATGATGGGATTGAAGGCGTTACCTGCAACGATCAACACGAACGTGAGAACCACTTTTGCTCCTAAAAGTGGAAATAGTGATATCATTCATAATCACTATTGAACATTATCGATCATATTATGAATAGGTGCAAGATTGATGTGATTAACTTTATCCTGAAAGCAATTGATGATATCACTGTGAGCATCACTCCCAATCTGCACTTCACTCCATACATCATGTCACTTATCCTCATGAGGTCCAACTTCTACCAAACCTCTTGTGAGATAAAATATATGGGATATAGACCTTTCAAGGTGTATCCGATTATTCTTCATAGAGGTTAGGGAAGTCAGGGTGTTCCTGCAGCTCAGGGAGATCAGCATGAGGAGCCTCTTCTGCCTCAGGCATCGCCAACTCCAGAGCCAGTTCCGCCTTAGTGGACACCTCCAGCTAGATTATTTGATCCCTACATGGCATCTATCCAGCAGGGCTTTCAGCAGACTTTGGACTCTTTACATGCAAGTTTCCAACAGAATTACTATCAGCA includes:
- the LOC133915719 gene encoding GDSL esterase/lipase At1g28570-like, which encodes MPFAREALLVAGVVLLAAAAAAAADGGSGGAGVCFGQVFSFGDSLTDTGNFLLSVPEDFPDPARNLPYGQTFFGRPSGRYTDGRNLLDFLAEAFGLPFVPPYLGGGDFQHGTNFAVGGATALSGSFFRERGVEPTWTPHSLDEQLQWFKKLLPSIAPSEPERSDIMSKSLFLVGEVGGNDYNHLIVRGKSLDELHELVPNVVGAISSAITDLINLGAKKLVVPGNFPIGCVPLYLAIFPSHKEDYYDEQTGCIKWLNKFAEYHNKMLQEDLEKLRNLHPDVTIIYADYYGAALNIFRAPLQFGFTVPLNACCGSDAPYNCSPSILCGRPGSMVCSDPSKYISWDGLHFTEATYKIVIQGVLGGYAIPPLSETCKGGEYKISQLHQCTDNPTNTVTYHAVSSFI